Within Triticum dicoccoides isolate Atlit2015 ecotype Zavitan chromosome 1B, WEW_v2.0, whole genome shotgun sequence, the genomic segment CAGTTCCTCGCCGGCCACGCTCCTTCGCCGGGCGCTCCAGCTCCGCCGCGCCCTCCCCTCTCCAGCTTCCTCGCGCGCGATCCTCCCCACGGCCTCCAGCCGCCTCCTCTCCGTTACCGCCTCCACCCAGCAGAACACCGCCGACACCGCCATCGACTTCTCCAATGACGAGAGCCGCCACCGCCTCGTCAACAGGTGCGTCTCCTCCATTACCCCTTCAAGTTTTCAGCCTCTGGGCCAGCAAGAACGGTTTGCTGATTGGGAGGCCGCGTACACCTGCGTGCGTGCAGTCTGATGTACAGGAGCAAGCAGAGGGGCTTCCTGGAGCAGGACCTGGTGCTCGGGACCTGGGTGGAGCAGCACGTCCGCTCCATGGACGAGGCCACCATCCGCTCCCTGCTCCAGATCCTCGACCTCGTGAGCTATCCTGCCCTGCCcctgcccctccccctcccccttttaTTGACTGATCTAGCTACTCATCTGATTGTTTTTCCGTCTTACTATGGTATCTGTAACATACTTCAGACTAAAAAATTCGGCTAGTAGGGTACTCTTGGTTTCTTTGTCCTGGATTTATCACTTCAGCCTGTGTGTGTCACGCTTGACCCAGTCAAATTGATCCCGAACCACCGCCCACCAGTTTATCTGTAATGCACTGGAAAATTTGTTAATGGGAATGTTCAGTGTTATGTGGTGTATGCTGCAAGTATTGGATTTAGTTTGATGTCCATCAGTCGCTTCGCAAGAATTGACTAGACAAACACCTATATTACATCTCATGTTCATGGTTTAGTGTCAGAGATCTTGCTTGTGTTCCAGCCAATCATTCTCGAAAGCACTTGCGTATTAACAATGGTGTTCCTCTATAGTGCTAGCTATCTGTTTTTGCTGTAAATCATTGCATAACCTAGTCGTGTTAGATTTGTCCATCCCTTATGATAACAATATGTAGAATCACCAGCTGAACGTGAAGGCCTCTGCAacgtgctgctgttttttcttggcgTTCTTGGAGTCTCTGGAGTGCGTTCTTGAGCTTTTTGGCCTTTTGGGAACTGCTGGACACTACAACGCCACGGCCACAGCAGAGCGAGCTGCACGAATCGATTCACCACAGTGAGGCGTAGACCGAAACCTAGCTTGCTTCGCTGATtcgcggcggcggggacggcgaccgGCGCGGGGCTGTTGGCGCGTGTCGACCGGCGCTGCTGCTGCGCCGCTGGCGGGTGGCCGGTCGGGCGGTCGGCGGTCATCCTCACATCCTGTTGGAGGCTTGGAGCTCTCGCCTCTGACTCGAGGTCTGAGCCTCTCGGTCTCTCGCCTCTTTATGTTGATTACCGGAGTAGTCCTAGGGTAAATTGAGCTAGCTCTAGTGTTAATGCGTATGTATATTACTGGTTGCTCTTGTTGCGCTGTCAGGTGAAAGCAGTTCTCCTGTAATCCCGAGTTTCAGTCATATGGTTCTGAACTTCTGATATTAGTATATACGCTTTCTTCTGAACTGGGTGGATGTTGGTTGGCATATAGTATGAGTAGTCCTTATCTTCCTTCTTAAATTCCTTTGAAGTGGTCCTCTGTACTGACTAATGATGATACTAGTTATTTGCTACTGCTCCTAATGCTCTAGTAGAAGAGGCTGCTGAAGGGCACACTAAAGAACAGGGGACTGCTCCAGAACAAGAAGCATGTGCAAGTCTGGTGTAGACAAACAAGGTAATTACCATGTATGTTTTCGACATTTTCATAGTTGTTAAAATATGTGAATTTGCAATGCTTGTATTACACTTAAATTGTGAGCTTTGCGCAGATTTTTTTTAGTGGCAACCCCATAGTGTAATCCTAGATCCGCCACTGTACAAAGTGATTTGACATGCCGCCTGAAAGTACTAGTTGTGAATATTGGATATCTGTATCATTACATTTTGAACCTAATTTTGGTCTGCTAACTCTAGCTTGCTTTTCCATGTTAATCAGAATGTGGTAAATTTTTGTAATAAAAAACATGTCACTCCTTGAGTGACAGCTTTTATGGGGTGTAGAAAAGAATGACTTTAAAGAAAATGTACTTTGTGGATGTTCTATATTTCTCGGTTTCGAAGAAGCAGAAAATGAAGAAGTAAGTTGTCTAACCATTTGATCTGTCTTGGTTTGCTTGACTCCAATTGTGTAGCTTTTGCATCAATTCATTTGGATCCAATGTTGCCTCGTGTAAAGAATAAACCATGTATCTTGCTTCAGcttttatttttgaactaggaCAAAATATTCTAAGAGAACTTCCACCTTCACTCATGGCAATGTACGATAATAAAGTATGTTGTATCATTGGTTTCAGACATctggacgagaagaaaaagaagtgcAAGGCTGGTAAGGTCGAGACTCATCTTGAATTCCCTGGACGTGAAAAGGTTAAATTTGGTGAAGTTGTGGAAGCTCCAACAAAGTTATCATTCCCAAAGGTGCCTTATCTACTCAAAACCTTTTATGTTATTAGATTTGGTCGGATTCATATGAAGGGTTGACCGAACTTTTGAAGGACGCCCCATATACTTTAGTGCTTGTATGTAGATTCTTATGGTCTGATATCTGccaatatgaatttgactgttagcaTTTGTTGTTACCAAATAGATCACTTTTTAGCCATTTAAAAAATGAGAAGTTGACTTATTGTAAATGTGAATTTGGTTTACATGATTTGACAACAAAAAATAATGTTATATGATGAATGAATGATATTTTTAACAACTAAAGTGATGTTTGACATTGAGCTTTCTTATTCTTGCAGCACACTGTTAATAATACTATTTCGTTGAACTGATGCAATTTGCatactaacaagttttcactttcccgACGTGGGTGCAGAGGTGATCAACGCTGACAAGTGCGGCCCGGTGGCGCTGTGCTCTTCAACCACTCAGAGGCGGACTTCGCGTGAAGCTCGGTGGCCACGTCGCACAGATGATCGTCAGGTGATTTCGACGCCTGAGGTCGCTGATGTGGAGGACCTCCGCCGTCCGCGAGAGGGAGGATTTGTGTCCACTGGCATATGAACTCCTAGCCTTGTAGATACATCTAGAGAGGTGGTCTGTTTAGGTTGGTGGTAGACCACTAGGGAAGGTACCCACCTTACGATGATGGTTGTGTGTGTCTGATTTTAAATGCAATCTTgagatgtgtaagtgcatctagtgccccttagtgattttggtgtattgaagacttataggttaagggactgatgcgtttgtgagtgtacacaggtctataagtctatgaggagtttgatatttacagagaaagccgacccctaaaaatgaagttcttcaactgaagactttggatttctgaagacttcttgaagactttgaaagtgaagaaattggtgtgaccttgaagacttggcaatcattcgaggaacatgaagtgtgaagacttttgttttcgtagtttcattttctctttcttgagtcatgaaacactgtactattaaagggggttgaggaaatactaaggaaaaattttcatgtgatgctcaactcaaaatcctacacctaccaatcccttcgagtgaagccattggaaatctcatacagttcagtcatattcttcaatgacagagacgaagttcttcgggtctctgaggaatttgttctgactgaggagttaggaattcgccagtgcggattgcctacatagtgaggaacatgatagccctgaggaatttgagagtcaaaattccgaccgttgttgtgctatgcgccagctgtcccaaaatatctacccacctaacggtcatatcattgaagggcatttatgtcttgtcatgtcgggctgctccctaggctataaatagccgccccctacaaccactagctggttggctgctccgagagaaactgacacttgtcatttgagagcatcccatcctccgaggactttgagcgaaaatcatcaagtgaggaaaacccaaacccaacacctacaaacccaaagtgattgagcatcactgaagagattgatcctgcgtggatcctatgcttattacctttgaagactgtgcttcttccagacggttaggtgtcatggtctagagcatccaagaggaattgtggatcgccgagtgacctagtctgtgaaggtttggaagtcacctgaagacttaccatgagtgattgggcgaggtctgtgtgaccttagctcaaggagaatacgatgaggactgtgtgtctgggactgggtgtcctcgagtttaaatactcagccgctccaaccagacgtacaactaagacagcagttggaactagtctaccaaatcattgtcttcaccaagcttactggttctatttcctcaactctttcatttcgtcagttctgttgttgtgtgcctattcatatctgtttgaagactttgacagaagactttttcaatttcctcagttcaatttcttcagtctgttcgtcttctttccgtgttatcccgtgtttacgctttctgtactctgtgcttgtcttaattccattatgatgaccatgctagtagttcttcatttaggaatttcctcaccagcaaattcctcagtgaagaattcataaaaatcgcctattcacccccctctagtcgatataacgcactttcaattggtatcagagcaaggtactcccttgttcggtgtgattttggtttaaccgcctggagttttagttatgtcgaccgcaggtatgatcaaagtctctgctgggtgtcctaccttcgatggaatggactacccctactggaagaataagatgcgaatacatcttgaggcaattgataacgatctctggtatgttgtgcaaAATGGtgctccctcagtcacaccttctccgaatgctactgatgtgaagagattcaagcaactcgattctcaagcgaagaatatcatatgtggccatctgagcaaaggacagtatgaaagagtgagtgctttggggactgctaagcttatctgggataggctgtccaaagtgaatgaaggagtctcaactcaacgtgactctcgtgttgatgttcttcgcaatctcttcaatcgcttcaaaagtctcgacaatgaaaatgtccagcaaaccttcgatcgcctcaccgacatctcaaacgagcttcaagcgcttggcgccactgacatcaccgaccatgaggtggtgaagaaattgctgagatcgctcgattcttcatttgatactctagcactgatgattcaagagcgtgatgactacaagtcacttgatcccgctgatatcctcgagtggCTAAATacgcatgagttccagcttgctgagaagagagatctctatggttcgagctatggcagatcacgtgctctgaaggccaaggcagtctctgagtctgaagatgaggactctgctagcagccttggtgatcctgaagaactgagccaggaactagcactgctcgtgaagaaatttcagaagttctcaagacgtggtcgctttggaaaatcctcaaggagcaatgattcctcatccagtgactacaagaagaggctatgccacaaatgtaggaaacctggtcactacatccaagattgtcctcagtgggataaggaatcaaagaagaagaaatacaaggattaaagttctgatgacgcaaagaagaagaagaaatcttcaaagtcttcatcatcaaaatcctcgaagtcttcatctcacaataagagcagctccaagaaggctcgggtatTCATTGGCAAGgacatggactctgaggctgaatctgaggaacatgaggacgaggaggcatctgaggagtccgagtctggtgtggcgagcctagctcttgctactgcattcgtcggcaagtctatcttcaaatctgaagaaaatggcttcaccaacaagaatgatgaaggcaatgatgactacgctcccacctattgcttcatggcaaagggtgccaaggtaactaaatacgcctcctctgaatctagtgaggatgaatctgatgaaaatctcaagcccaactactctaaacttgctaagattgctgtgaaacaacaaaaggcttttgaaaagattcaaaacatgctagataaaagtgatgatatgttgggtgaagaaatggatcgcactaaaaccttgactgaaaatcttcagagacttcagtccaagtttgacaaccttcaaggtcatcataacactctcttatcggatcacgAGAAGCTTTTTTATGAATTTCtttaaagaaagcaagatcttgaaaagctaagtgtggattatgaagatcttcacaaggagcgcgattcattacttgctcaacaaatcagcgctactcaggaagaatttgttcctccatgtctaaagtgcattgaacgtgaatctgctaattcttcacctgaatgttcaaatgcttctaatgctacaaattcttcacctgtctctactatcactaatttctaatctgaggacattgctagtatcactgatgatgtagggctgaaggaattgtgcatgacaggcatgtacaaaagcctcaaagggcatcacactctttgtgatgtgctcaaaaagtagatcctcaacagaaaccctaggaaagagggtattgcctttgagaggaaactcaatgttgatgggacatattggaagcctgagcagtaccccaaaacctcatgggttgctgcaaagggacctccagttgatccatctaatttatctggctttacatgtgaatctcctcattcttctgatgagtcatttgactccaactataaattgttcaaaaatcagaacggtgaagtttttgctagatatgttggctctaactgcaggaatggttcccctatgaagaaaatctgggttcccaaaagttgccttaaaagtcttcaggtgaatgcccTCATGACATCACCTGTGAAGAATAGTAACttgagatcaaattcttcatatggaccaaattcttcatatggatccaagtcctcatatggaccaaattcctcacatggatcaaagtcctcatatgatcatcatcgtgctaacccctctattTCCCAGGGTAGAGCTagtggctatgaatatgagcactattattctaatcattatgttcataagtcctcgaagaatttctctggttattcatatgcttaccctaacccctcttatgtgaaacaaagtggactggcttctatgccacctttctcatatgacactcgcagagtgatgaattctttgccaccccttcagatgtgggtggtgaagaaaaagaactaatctcttatgcagggtctgaaggaaatatgccctagaggcaataataaagttattatttatttcctcatatcatgataaatgtttattattcatgctagaattgtattaaccggaaacatgatacatgtgtgaatacatagacaaacatatagtcactagtatgcctctacttgactagctcattaatcaaagatggttatgtttcctaaccatagacatgtgttgtcatttgattaacgggatcacatcattaggagaatgatgtgattgacatgacccattccgttagcctagcacttgatcgcttagtatattgctattgctttcttcatgacttatacatgttcctgtaactatgatattatgcaactcccatttatcggaggaacactttgggtactaccaaacgtcacaacgtaactgggtgattataaaggagtactacaggtgtctccaaagctacatgttgggttggcgtatttcgagattaggttttgtcactccgattgtcggagaggtatctctgggccctctcggtaatgcacatcactataagccttgcaagcaatgtagctaatgagttagttacgagatgatgtattacgtaacgagtaaagagacttgccggtaacgagattgaactaggtattagataccgacgatcgaatctcgggcaagtaacataccgatgacaaagggaacaacgtatgttgttatgcggtttgaccgataaagatcttcatagaatatgtaggaaccaatatgggcatccaggttccgctattggttattgaccgagaatagttctaggtcatgtctacatagttctcgaacccgtagggtccgcacgcttaaagttacgatgatagttttattatgagtttataagttttgatgtaccgaagtttgttcggagtcccggatgtgatcacggacatgacgaggtgtctcgaaatggtcgagacataaagattgatatattggacgactatattcggacaccggaagtgttccgggtgatttcggagaaaaccggagtgctggagggttaccggaacccccccggagagttaatgggccacatgggccttggtgggaagagagaggggcggccagggagggcCGTGTGCCCCTTGTCCCtctggtcctaattggactaggagggggggggggacggcgcccccctctttcctttccccctctctcccttcctttcccctcctagtaggagtaggaaaggaggagtcctactcctactaggaggagaactcctcctccttggcgcgcccacaagggccggccggcctccccctccctcctttatatacgggggcgggggcaccccataggcacacaagttgatctacggatcgttccttagccgtgtgcggtgcccccctccaccatattccacctcggtcatatcgtcgcggagtttaggcgaagccctgcgccagtagaacatcatcatcatcaccacgccgtcgtgctgacggaactcatccccgaagctttgctggatcggagcccggggatcgtcatcgagctgaacgtgtgctgaactcggaggtgccgtacgttcggtacttggatcggtcggatcgtgaagacgtacgactacatcaaccgtgttgtgctaacgcttccgcttacggtctacgagggtacgtggacaacactctcccctctcgttgctatgccatcaccatgatcttgcgtgtgcgtaggaagttttttgaaattactacgttccccaacagggtcaggtctccagacgtgcttaaaacgtctgaagaatttgatggagacctgaacagtgcctgatagggcgcatgctaatcatgatgaaatgaactttcatttcacacgtcctcataccatttatctgttctattgtttgatgaaattgatatgatgatattgatgtcatattcttcactgatgaagtatatgatttcgtaagttgcactaattcatctgcaggatgaacaacccaaagcaaatgagtgggtcctcgatagtggatgtacgaatcacatgactggtgacaaaaatctattgatggatgctcctttatcaccgtcgcatctgaagcatatcatctttgctgacaaaggcaaaagtcaggtattgggtcttggtaaggttgtgatctcaaaggatcgagacatggataaagtcatgcttgtcgaatccttaggttacaaccttatgtctgtctcaatgctatgtgatcttgatatggttgttgtctttggcaagtatcgttgtgttgtgatcatggaagctgacaattccaaattcttcgaaggctttaggagaggagatttgtacattgttgatttctctataggaccacaaccggccgtatgcctacttgcaaaagcttcagaaggctggctatggcatcgacgacttggtcatgctgccatgaggaatttgcacatgctcgcgaagaagaagcatgtcattggcattgagaatgtcaaattcctcaaggatcacttatgcggagcctgtgaagttggaaagatgaccaaggccaagcatctagTGAGGACTATAATGACTACCACCCGAccctttgaattgcttcacatggatctcttcggtcctaatcattattctgttgttacaaatgatgcatctctatatggctttgttattgttgatgattattctcgttacacatgggtgcacattgtcacttacaaacatgaggtgtagGAAgttttcaaacgattttcctcaagggcttcaaccaactttgttgtgaagatcaagcacatcagaagtgacaatgggactgagttcaagaatttcggtcttgatgactatcttgatgaacttggtattactcatgagttatctgctccttatactccttagcagaatggcgtcatggagcgcaagaacagaactcttgttgagatggctcgcactatgcttaattaatacaagacacctcgtcgtttctggattgaggctattgatactgcgtgccacatcatcaacatagtatatcttcacaaattcttcaagaagactgcctatgaactcctcacttataagaaacccaatgtgagttacttcaaagtcttcggtgctaaatgttggattagaaatCCTCATcaaaattctaaatttgcaccgaaagcacatgagggttttatgcttggttacggaaaggactcgcacacctacaaagttttCGACAACGtttttcacaaggttgttgaaactgtagatgtgcggttcgatgagactaatggcttgcaaagagagcacctaccttctgtgttagatgaaccatcacctgaggaatctatcaagttcaaggctactgaggatgtcattcccatcGAAGAATTtgctaaagaattcattccagaacgtgatgaacattgagctggcgcacctgaagaaaatggtgctgaggaaaatgctcctgaagaaaatgcggatcaaattcctcgaagacaacccgctcatcctcgtattgcaaacgaagtgcaaatcgagaagatcatcaatgacattgaagcaccaggtcctctcacacgctcaaaatcttcacatttatctaacttttgtgggcactttgcttttgtatctatcacaga encodes:
- the LOC119349000 gene encoding uncharacterized protein LOC119349000, which gives rise to KLSRPHPHPSVDLLSPTISSPPPPPTPASSSPATLLRRALQLRRALPSPASSRAILPTASSRLLSVTASTQQNTADTAIDFSNDESRHRLVNSLMYRSKQRGFLEQDLVLGTWVEQHVRSMDEATIRSLLQILDLKRLLKGTLKNRGLLQNKKHVQVWCRQTRHLDEKKKKCKAGKVETHLEFPGREKVKFGEVVEAPTKLSFPKR